Proteins encoded by one window of Chondromyces crocatus:
- a CDS encoding serine/threonine-protein kinase PknK yields the protein MWERQVIAERFQVQRLAGSGGMGSVYRALDQHTGTPVALKVLRRGRSASEDSGSETGTVTLTARGIGEPGGLKVRQAGEDREVARLEREARLLSRLRHPRVVRYIATGATPAGEPYLVMEWLDGETLTDRLKRGALNVEETLTLGVRAAEALGAVHRLGVVHRDVKPSNLFLRGGTLEGLTLIDFGIARRQSASPTLTSPGAVVGTLGYLSPEQAQGDPAVDARSDVFSLGCVLYRCLAGRAPFLEGSPLSVLLQVVSEPPPRLRTLRPEVPPALESLIERMLAKPRDKRPRHGNEVATMLRALERQRLSSASGKGAGGYPWRHLSEAERRFVGLVLARPRSEGTALAAQARTVRDVAERHRGHLEVLDDGSLMVVMVDGSAATDLAAQAARCALSLRPLLGGTVAVVAGRAELDKGLPSGALRERAMDLLAAGEREDGIEHAQVDEVSAVVRVDEVTAGLLRARFELETVEGGAVLRGERPAGRATRSTGKLVACVGRERELAQLETLFLHARDEARACAALVTAAPGTGKSWLLHEFLVRLRGRGEAMEIWVGQGNPTRAGGAFGLLGHALRSAVGLRGGESIAERRREARAWVGRHLDPSGPLCPDELVASLGELFALPPRTRGEDGNGTVFRDPAMLRTQMRRAWIHLVRTACAGRPLLLVLEDLHWGDLPSIRLVDAILDELHDLPLMVLALARPEVEEVFPKLWEKRRLQHIRLDPLTRRASERLARMTLGDRASDRTIAALVERADGNAFYLDELLRAATRGAGRALPESVLAMMHTHLERLDSGARRLLRAASLFGQTFWRGGVEALTDGEDAAAGLAELAAKELVTPQQEGRFPGEVEYRFRDTLVREAAYGMLSDEDRALGHRLAAEWLEQAGRPRVRSGRSSANLLDG from the coding sequence TGGGAGCGACAAGTCATCGCCGAGCGCTTCCAGGTCCAGCGGCTGGCTGGATCGGGAGGGATGGGGAGCGTCTATCGGGCTCTCGATCAGCACACGGGGACCCCCGTGGCGCTGAAGGTGCTGCGTCGCGGGAGGAGTGCGTCGGAGGACTCCGGCTCCGAGACGGGCACGGTGACCCTGACGGCAAGAGGGATCGGTGAGCCGGGCGGGCTCAAGGTGCGGCAAGCTGGAGAGGATCGAGAGGTCGCTCGGCTGGAGCGCGAGGCTCGGCTGCTGTCGCGGCTCCGGCATCCGCGCGTGGTCCGGTACATCGCAACCGGCGCGACCCCCGCAGGTGAGCCTTACCTGGTCATGGAGTGGCTGGACGGAGAGACGCTGACCGATCGTCTGAAGCGAGGCGCGCTGAACGTCGAGGAGACGCTCACCCTCGGTGTACGCGCGGCCGAAGCGCTGGGAGCCGTGCACCGGCTCGGCGTCGTCCACCGCGACGTGAAGCCGAGCAATCTGTTCCTGCGCGGTGGCACGCTGGAGGGGTTGACGCTCATCGACTTCGGGATCGCGCGCCGGCAGTCGGCGTCGCCGACGCTGACGTCACCCGGCGCGGTGGTCGGCACGCTGGGGTATCTCTCGCCCGAACAGGCACAGGGTGACCCGGCGGTGGACGCGCGATCCGATGTGTTCTCGCTCGGTTGCGTGCTCTACCGGTGCCTCGCTGGGCGGGCGCCCTTCCTGGAGGGGTCGCCTCTGTCCGTGCTGCTCCAGGTGGTGTCCGAGCCGCCTCCGCGGCTGCGCACGCTGCGGCCCGAGGTGCCGCCGGCGCTGGAATCGCTCATCGAGCGGATGCTGGCAAAGCCACGGGACAAACGCCCGCGTCACGGGAACGAGGTGGCCACCATGCTGAGGGCGCTGGAGCGACAGAGGCTCTCGTCCGCGAGCGGCAAGGGCGCCGGGGGATATCCGTGGCGACATCTCAGCGAGGCCGAGCGGCGCTTCGTGGGGCTGGTGCTCGCCCGGCCCAGGAGCGAGGGCACGGCGCTCGCAGCCCAGGCACGCACGGTGCGCGACGTCGCGGAGCGGCACCGAGGGCACCTGGAGGTGCTCGACGACGGGTCGCTGATGGTGGTGATGGTCGACGGCAGCGCGGCGACGGATCTGGCCGCACAGGCAGCGCGCTGTGCGCTCTCGCTGCGGCCCCTGCTGGGCGGGACGGTCGCCGTGGTGGCGGGACGCGCGGAGCTGGACAAGGGGCTCCCGTCGGGTGCGCTGCGCGAGCGGGCGATGGATCTCCTGGCCGCAGGGGAGCGGGAGGACGGGATCGAACACGCTCAGGTGGACGAAGTGTCGGCGGTGGTGCGGGTGGACGAGGTGACGGCCGGGTTGCTCCGGGCACGCTTCGAGCTGGAGACCGTGGAGGGCGGCGCCGTGTTGCGGGGCGAGCGTCCCGCTGGCCGGGCGACACGCAGCACGGGGAAGCTCGTGGCCTGTGTGGGCCGAGAGCGGGAACTCGCTCAGCTCGAGACCCTCTTCCTGCACGCCAGGGACGAGGCACGGGCCTGCGCCGCGCTGGTGACGGCCGCGCCCGGGACGGGCAAGTCCTGGTTGCTGCACGAGTTCCTGGTCCGGCTGCGCGGGCGCGGCGAGGCCATGGAGATCTGGGTCGGCCAGGGGAATCCCACGCGGGCGGGCGGAGCGTTCGGCCTGCTGGGGCACGCGCTGCGCTCGGCAGTGGGGCTGCGTGGGGGCGAGTCCATCGCGGAGCGCCGGCGCGAGGCGCGCGCCTGGGTCGGGCGTCATCTCGATCCTTCGGGGCCGCTCTGCCCCGACGAGCTGGTGGCGTCACTCGGAGAGCTGTTCGCCCTCCCTCCGCGGACGCGCGGAGAGGACGGCAACGGCACGGTCTTCCGCGATCCAGCGATGCTCCGGACACAGATGCGACGCGCGTGGATACACCTCGTGCGCACGGCATGCGCGGGGCGACCGCTGCTCCTGGTGCTGGAGGATCTGCACTGGGGGGATCTGCCCTCGATCCGGCTCGTGGATGCGATCCTCGACGAACTCCACGATCTGCCCCTGATGGTGCTCGCGCTCGCGCGGCCCGAGGTGGAGGAGGTGTTCCCGAAGCTCTGGGAGAAGCGACGCTTGCAGCACATCCGTCTCGATCCCTTGACACGGCGTGCCAGCGAGCGGCTCGCGCGGATGACGCTGGGAGATCGCGCCAGCGATAGGACGATCGCTGCGCTCGTCGAACGTGCGGACGGAAATGCCTTCTACCTCGACGAGCTGCTCCGGGCAGCGACCCGGGGGGCAGGCCGCGCGCTCCCGGAGTCGGTGCTGGCGATGATGCACACGCACCTCGAGCGGCTCGACAGCGGGGCCCGCCGCTTGCTGCGCGCCGCGAGCTTGTTCGGACAGACCTTCTGGCGCGGCGGCGTGGAGGCGCTGACGGATGGAGAGGACGCGGCGGCGGGCCTCGCCGAGCTCGCCGCGAAGGAGCTGGTGACGCCTCAGCAGGAAGGCCGGTTCCCCGGAGAAGTGGAGTACCGCTTCCGCGACACGCTGGTCCGCGAGGCGGCCTACGGCATGCTGAGCGACGAGGATCGCGCGCTCGGCCATCGGCTCGCAGCCGAGTGGCTGGAGCAAGCAGGGAGGCCGAGAGTTCGCTCCGGACGCAGCTCGGCGAACTTGCTTGATGGTTGA
- a CDS encoding carboxypeptidase regulatory-like domain-containing protein — protein sequence MTKRSVAVTLAGVFLALLVGFLWFRAQRPEVDPAASPSEATSAPSTARHRLRTPRTMAQGSIAGRVTTPSGAPIHGAHVCARVEREPLHAIASMPTCVTTSEDGQYRIAPLYPARWSLFASAEKHRPRRYIPPEPAPDLEHGIALGPGEMRTGVDIALPEGGVALRGQVRDVGGGGISGALVTCTDAFGTGTSSIAATRSDAQGAFVAWVDPGPYMVKASVDGYADAWNHTEAPGPPVEIVMMPAATIAGQVIDAESGAPLTDALVDAGAEMGIAAVERVSTDQEGRFRLSRLSPGRYKPSARTDGRYGQVQTSIQLGLGQSVSDLVIQVHAASNLAGRVVIQPDKEPCSQGFVTLIGPSQETHQGRLDAEGWVRFEGMLPGTYRPLLSCEGFAGMNDQPTFELGAENRDDLEWTLQAGRTLKGRVVDEEDRPVRATVHAMTTAPLTAMPPSGFGQTDAEGRFVFRGLIPGKYEVSAQAIAQDMQKQTEVDLADRDASDVTLVLAGGSSIIEGIIVDEHQKPVVNVQIVAEDQASHRSTMARSDQDGSFALRNLKAGEFRVYATREGAMLRTPRPKLAQSPTQTASATSEPDGLMAERGVTARVKGGETTRVRLVVEAQDGEIHGRVLNDDGEPVTDAFIHAERESAGAPSGAAAAALLGRWSFTPVVTDPEGEFTLGNLSPGRYTLHAYRKGGGDASVEHIDVGQTVTLTIRKTASLSGTLTAQGGSPPAQFTISATLGGLPVRTESFFQTGGAWSLDDLSEGAYDLRATADEGTAWTQVSLASGEERNGVRIVLAPRTTVKGRLVELDSGAPIAGVALSLHANGPGAMGMAAMEPQRSDASGHFEITKVEAGKAVMMAMPPPGPTPIHDAIWLPIEVQAGTVLDLGQVAMAKRRVMPMAAPGDLGYTLPIPDPGAMFSSPPLTVASVRPDGPAATAGLATGDVIATVDGHDVTGRRSYLYRSLTTVPEGTTVTLGLAGGGRIQVTAEKSGFAMPGPGGFPVGGVPPAAVLH from the coding sequence ATGACCAAGCGGTCCGTGGCCGTGACCCTCGCCGGAGTCTTCCTGGCCCTCCTGGTGGGGTTCCTCTGGTTCCGCGCGCAGCGTCCCGAGGTCGATCCCGCCGCCTCTCCCTCGGAAGCGACCTCGGCGCCCTCCACCGCACGCCATCGACTCCGCACCCCACGCACCATGGCCCAAGGGAGCATCGCTGGGCGGGTCACCACGCCCTCGGGTGCGCCCATCCATGGGGCACACGTCTGCGCCCGCGTGGAGCGCGAGCCCTTGCACGCCATCGCCTCGATGCCGACCTGCGTCACCACGTCGGAGGACGGCCAGTACCGCATCGCTCCCCTCTACCCCGCCCGCTGGTCGCTCTTCGCCTCGGCCGAGAAGCACCGGCCGCGCCGTTACATCCCCCCCGAGCCTGCGCCGGACCTGGAACACGGCATCGCACTCGGCCCGGGCGAGATGCGCACTGGCGTCGACATCGCGCTCCCCGAGGGCGGTGTCGCGCTGCGCGGCCAGGTGCGGGATGTCGGCGGCGGCGGCATCTCCGGCGCACTCGTCACCTGCACCGATGCCTTCGGGACAGGCACGAGCAGCATCGCGGCCACCCGCTCCGATGCCCAGGGAGCCTTCGTCGCCTGGGTCGATCCAGGGCCCTACATGGTCAAGGCGAGCGTCGACGGCTACGCCGACGCCTGGAACCACACCGAGGCGCCCGGCCCCCCGGTCGAGATCGTCATGATGCCTGCCGCCACGATCGCCGGCCAGGTCATCGACGCCGAGAGCGGTGCCCCCCTCACGGACGCCCTCGTCGACGCCGGGGCCGAGATGGGCATCGCGGCCGTCGAGCGCGTGTCGACCGACCAGGAGGGGCGCTTCCGCCTGTCGAGGCTCTCTCCCGGACGCTACAAGCCGTCGGCGCGTACCGACGGTCGGTACGGCCAGGTTCAGACCAGCATCCAGCTCGGGCTCGGCCAGAGCGTGAGCGACCTGGTCATCCAGGTGCACGCCGCCAGCAACCTGGCAGGGCGGGTCGTCATCCAGCCGGACAAGGAGCCCTGCTCACAAGGCTTCGTCACCCTGATCGGCCCCTCGCAGGAGACCCATCAAGGCCGCCTCGATGCCGAAGGATGGGTGCGCTTCGAGGGCATGCTCCCTGGAACGTACCGGCCCCTGCTGTCCTGCGAGGGCTTCGCAGGGATGAACGACCAGCCCACCTTCGAGCTGGGCGCAGAGAACCGCGACGATCTCGAGTGGACCTTGCAAGCCGGGCGAACGCTGAAGGGACGCGTCGTCGACGAAGAGGATCGACCCGTGCGCGCTACGGTCCACGCCATGACCACCGCGCCGCTCACCGCCATGCCCCCGAGCGGCTTCGGGCAGACCGACGCGGAAGGTCGCTTCGTCTTCCGGGGGCTCATCCCCGGGAAGTACGAGGTCTCGGCCCAGGCCATCGCACAGGACATGCAGAAGCAGACGGAGGTCGATCTCGCCGACCGCGACGCCTCCGACGTGACGCTGGTCCTCGCGGGCGGCAGCAGCATCATCGAGGGCATCATCGTCGACGAGCATCAGAAACCCGTGGTGAACGTCCAGATCGTGGCCGAGGATCAGGCCTCCCACCGCAGCACGATGGCCCGCTCCGATCAGGATGGCAGCTTCGCCTTGAGGAACCTCAAGGCCGGCGAGTTCCGCGTCTACGCGACGAGAGAAGGCGCCATGCTCCGGACGCCACGTCCGAAGCTGGCTCAGTCGCCCACGCAGACGGCGAGCGCGACGTCCGAGCCCGATGGCCTCATGGCCGAGCGGGGCGTGACGGCACGGGTGAAGGGGGGAGAGACCACGCGGGTGCGGCTCGTCGTCGAGGCGCAGGACGGAGAGATCCATGGCCGCGTACTGAACGACGACGGCGAGCCCGTGACGGACGCCTTCATCCATGCGGAACGCGAGTCTGCCGGCGCGCCTTCGGGAGCGGCAGCAGCAGCGCTCCTGGGGCGCTGGTCATTCACGCCGGTCGTCACCGATCCCGAGGGCGAGTTCACGCTCGGCAACCTGAGCCCGGGCCGCTACACGCTGCACGCTTACCGCAAGGGAGGCGGCGACGCCTCCGTCGAGCACATCGACGTGGGCCAGACGGTCACTCTCACGATCCGCAAGACGGCCTCTCTCTCGGGCACCCTCACGGCGCAAGGCGGCTCGCCGCCCGCACAGTTCACGATCAGCGCGACCCTCGGCGGCTTGCCCGTCCGGACCGAGTCGTTCTTCCAGACGGGCGGAGCATGGTCGCTCGATGATCTGTCGGAGGGCGCGTACGACCTGCGCGCCACGGCGGACGAAGGAACGGCGTGGACGCAGGTCTCTCTGGCCTCGGGAGAAGAACGGAACGGCGTCCGCATCGTCCTCGCCCCGCGCACCACCGTGAAGGGTCGGCTCGTCGAGCTCGACAGCGGCGCCCCCATCGCGGGCGTCGCGCTCAGCCTCCACGCGAACGGCCCTGGCGCGATGGGAATGGCGGCCATGGAGCCACAGCGCAGTGATGCATCGGGCCACTTCGAGATCACCAAGGTGGAAGCGGGCAAGGCCGTCATGATGGCCATGCCTCCCCCGGGTCCCACCCCGATCCACGACGCGATCTGGTTGCCGATCGAGGTCCAGGCCGGCACGGTCCTCGATCTGGGCCAGGTCGCCATGGCGAAGCGCAGGGTCATGCCGATGGCAGCTCCGGGAGACCTCGGCTACACCCTGCCCATCCCGGATCCCGGCGCGATGTTCTCGTCGCCCCCCCTCACGGTCGCCTCGGTCCGACCCGACGGCCCTGCCGCCACGGCGGGGCTCGCCACAGGTGACGTCATCGCCACCGTCGACGGGCACGACGTCACCGGCAGGCGGAGCTACCTCTACCGCTCGCTGACCACCGTCCCCGAAGGGACCACGGTGACCCTCGGTCTCGCCGGCGGTGGCCGTATCCAGGTCACTGCCGAGAAGTCGGGCTTCGCGATGCCCGGCCCTGGCGGGTTCCCGGTCGGGGGCGTTCCCCCCGCGGCGGTGCTCCACTGA
- a CDS encoding sigma-54-dependent Fis family transcriptional regulator, protein MPNSPNSHRTLTASPEGALEVPTLEVEVTLEGGARVAAPLGLTPLVLGSSPSCDMVLSDARVSRKHCEIALTERGVMLKDLGSKNGTQIGDVRVVEAQLATGQVATLGGSLLVVREAGAPSILPLSTSIRFGDVVGTSIPMRALFARLERAAPTSETILLLGESGTGKELLARGIHEASPRKSGPFVVFDCGALSPGLVEAELFGHAKGAFTGAHATRAGLLEQAEGGTLLLDEIGELPLDLQPKLLRALESRQFRRLGSGGYKSFDARVIAATHRDLARRVADGSFREDLYYRLAVVQVNVPPLRERREDIPLLVERFLAGQSPRRTLGELPPGALEMLRSHHWPGNVRELRNTVARLVLFPDLGEQAILRAPAREGEAPHSLTRLPLREARELVVEQFERTYLTEQLREHGGNVAQAAETMGVSRQLVYRLMERFGLPRGN, encoded by the coding sequence ATGCCCAACTCTCCCAACTCCCACCGGACGCTCACCGCGTCCCCCGAGGGAGCGCTGGAGGTACCGACGCTCGAGGTCGAGGTGACCCTGGAGGGTGGCGCGCGCGTCGCGGCGCCCCTGGGACTCACCCCGCTGGTGCTCGGATCCAGCCCCTCGTGCGACATGGTGCTCTCGGACGCTCGCGTCTCACGGAAGCACTGCGAAATTGCGCTCACCGAGCGCGGCGTGATGCTCAAGGATCTCGGCAGCAAGAACGGGACGCAGATCGGCGACGTGCGCGTGGTCGAGGCCCAGCTCGCGACGGGGCAAGTCGCCACCCTCGGCGGCTCCCTGCTGGTCGTCCGGGAGGCCGGAGCGCCTTCGATTCTGCCGCTCTCCACGTCGATCCGCTTCGGCGATGTGGTGGGCACGAGCATCCCGATGCGTGCCCTCTTCGCACGGCTGGAGCGCGCGGCCCCCACCTCGGAGACCATCCTCTTGCTCGGCGAGTCGGGCACCGGAAAGGAGCTGCTCGCCCGCGGCATCCACGAAGCCAGCCCCCGCAAAAGCGGCCCGTTCGTGGTCTTCGACTGCGGCGCGCTCTCGCCAGGTCTGGTCGAGGCGGAGCTGTTCGGGCACGCCAAGGGCGCGTTCACCGGCGCCCACGCCACGCGGGCGGGCCTGCTGGAGCAAGCAGAGGGGGGGACGCTGCTCCTCGACGAGATCGGGGAGCTGCCGCTGGATCTCCAGCCCAAGCTCCTGCGCGCGCTGGAGTCACGGCAGTTCCGGCGGCTCGGCAGCGGCGGCTACAAGTCGTTCGACGCGCGGGTGATCGCGGCGACCCACCGCGATCTCGCGCGACGGGTGGCCGACGGCTCGTTCCGCGAGGACCTCTATTACCGGCTCGCCGTCGTCCAGGTGAACGTGCCGCCGCTCCGCGAGCGGAGGGAGGACATCCCCTTGCTCGTGGAGCGCTTCCTCGCTGGGCAGTCCCCCAGGAGGACGCTCGGGGAGCTCCCGCCCGGCGCGCTGGAGATGCTCCGCTCGCACCACTGGCCCGGCAACGTGCGCGAGCTACGGAACACGGTGGCGCGCCTGGTGCTCTTCCCCGATCTCGGCGAGCAGGCCATCCTGAGGGCGCCCGCTCGGGAAGGCGAGGCGCCGCACTCCCTCACCCGGCTGCCTCTGCGTGAAGCGCGCGAGCTGGTCGTCGAGCAGTTCGAGCGGACCTACCTCACCGAGCAGCTCCGGGAACACGGGGGCAACGTCGCGCAGGCCGCAGAGACCATGGGAGTCTCGCGCCAGCTCGTGTACAGGCTGATGGAACGCTTCGGGCTCCCGCGCGGGAATTGA
- a CDS encoding carboxypeptidase regulatory-like domain-containing protein, whose product MAKRSLAVVASLHLALTVGGCGWFRAQSADAERSPPPSRATSTPGAPLPGPRERPLPSGSISGRITTRTGAPLPGALVCARVDASPLDPHRRSPLCATATDDGRYTLASLPPDRWLVFASAEGHHARFEDRRALQLDGGEARTGVDLSLVEGGRVLRGRLKSAEGRGIADALVTVGDTSASGQGATAATRSDAQGAFAVGVEEGWHLLQIRADGYADALSYAEAPGPLVEVLMAPGARISGRVVDATSGAPLAGARVDPGPMHVSGVFPDEAVTTDAQGRFQMERLAPGRYGPSARASGRFGQARHSLLLGLGQAFSDLVIEAHPASDVAGRVLVEPGKRPCTSGFVSLTSPSQPGQTAPLGRDGWARFEGLLPALYRALVVCENQVLPGESPSFELGTKNRADLTWVFPAGLTLRGRVVDPKGHPLRVPVHASPLSPQTTSAPNGYGQTDEEGRFVLRGLAAGAHRVSAVLGHPEPRTHADVDLVAEGTPERTLVMPTAGRADAGQTRRDGPADANAGNTIEGLITDAQQNPLQLVEIGLGNVATGRTFTTMSGMDGRFALTHLMPGAYRIRASLGGAPLPAPMPHTQREPAGATGTTPNSTSARPPATVLAQVQQGKTTSVRLIVESQQGVIQGRVLDGAGQPVSDALVYVQRDMGGSLPDGLASTWGSLVLTPVTPDPAGRFTLQPLQSQGIYTVHAQRKDGGAAVVENVRVGQTLSLTIRKRATLSGTVSLPEGPPPQFVLTARRDGVPIQLETFFQTGGAWTLDDLQEGSYEIQITAPEGTGTSTVRLAAGEERGQVRIALTRRATLKGKLVTLEDGAPLSSIHVSIQTKSTQPVIYASEHVVSDASGQFQLDKVEAGQATLMATPATGPDSLREILVMPIEVPPGGIVDLGALPLAKRRLAPSKRAGDLGFTVRSTVSAVRHEPNELQVETVRAGSSAARAGLVAGDVITSVDGHDVTSRRGYLYRQLTTVPAGTTITLGLARGARVAIVAE is encoded by the coding sequence ATGGCCAAGCGCTCTCTCGCCGTCGTGGCCAGCCTGCACCTGGCGCTCACCGTGGGGGGCTGCGGCTGGTTCCGCGCACAGAGCGCGGATGCCGAGCGCTCGCCTCCTCCCTCGCGCGCCACGTCGACGCCTGGAGCGCCCCTGCCTGGTCCCAGGGAGCGTCCCCTCCCTTCCGGCAGCATCTCGGGTCGGATCACCACGCGAACCGGAGCGCCACTCCCGGGAGCGCTCGTCTGCGCCCGCGTGGATGCCTCGCCCCTGGACCCTCATCGACGCTCCCCCCTCTGTGCCACCGCCACGGACGACGGTCGGTACACCCTCGCCTCGCTCCCTCCCGATCGCTGGCTCGTCTTCGCCTCTGCGGAGGGGCACCACGCGCGCTTCGAGGACCGACGCGCCCTCCAGCTCGACGGCGGCGAGGCCCGCACCGGCGTGGATCTCTCGCTCGTCGAGGGTGGGCGCGTGCTGCGCGGTCGACTGAAGAGCGCGGAAGGACGCGGCATCGCCGACGCCCTCGTCACGGTCGGTGACACCAGCGCTTCAGGTCAGGGTGCAACAGCGGCCACGCGCTCCGACGCGCAAGGAGCGTTCGCCGTGGGGGTCGAGGAGGGATGGCACCTGCTCCAGATCCGCGCCGACGGGTATGCCGACGCCCTGAGCTACGCCGAGGCGCCAGGTCCCCTGGTCGAGGTCCTGATGGCTCCCGGCGCCAGGATCTCAGGGCGTGTGGTGGACGCGACGAGCGGCGCACCGCTCGCCGGCGCACGCGTCGACCCCGGACCCATGCACGTGTCGGGCGTTTTTCCGGACGAGGCCGTGACGACCGACGCTCAGGGCCGCTTCCAGATGGAGCGGCTCGCCCCAGGCCGCTACGGCCCCTCGGCACGTGCCTCAGGGAGGTTCGGACAGGCTCGGCACAGCCTGCTCCTCGGACTCGGACAGGCGTTCAGCGATCTGGTGATCGAGGCCCATCCGGCCAGCGACGTGGCTGGACGCGTGCTCGTCGAGCCCGGCAAGAGGCCTTGCACGAGCGGGTTCGTCTCGCTGACCAGTCCATCGCAGCCAGGGCAGACCGCGCCCCTTGGAAGGGATGGCTGGGCGCGCTTCGAGGGGTTGCTCCCGGCCCTCTATCGAGCCCTCGTGGTGTGCGAGAACCAGGTCCTCCCAGGGGAATCGCCCTCATTCGAGCTGGGCACGAAGAACCGTGCGGATCTCACATGGGTCTTTCCGGCAGGGCTGACGCTCCGAGGGCGGGTCGTCGACCCGAAGGGCCACCCATTGCGCGTCCCCGTCCACGCATCACCCCTGTCACCGCAGACGACCTCGGCGCCGAACGGCTACGGCCAGACGGACGAGGAAGGGCGCTTCGTCCTCCGGGGTCTTGCTGCCGGAGCGCATCGGGTCTCGGCGGTGCTGGGACACCCCGAGCCACGAACTCATGCTGACGTCGATCTCGTCGCCGAAGGCACGCCCGAGCGGACACTCGTCATGCCGACCGCCGGCCGCGCAGATGCTGGACAGACGCGGAGGGACGGCCCGGCGGACGCGAACGCTGGCAACACGATCGAGGGCCTGATCACCGATGCGCAGCAGAACCCCCTCCAGCTCGTCGAGATCGGGCTCGGCAACGTGGCCACGGGTCGCACGTTCACCACCATGTCAGGCATGGACGGGCGCTTCGCGCTGACGCACCTCATGCCGGGCGCCTACCGCATCCGCGCCTCGCTGGGGGGCGCTCCCCTCCCCGCCCCGATGCCCCACACGCAGCGCGAGCCCGCTGGTGCCACCGGCACGACGCCGAACAGCACCAGCGCCCGCCCCCCGGCGACGGTGCTCGCCCAGGTGCAGCAGGGAAAGACGACCAGCGTACGGCTCATCGTCGAAAGCCAGCAGGGGGTGATCCAGGGCCGCGTGCTCGACGGCGCAGGCCAGCCCGTGAGCGATGCCCTCGTCTACGTCCAGCGCGACATGGGCGGCTCGCTCCCGGACGGGCTCGCGTCGACCTGGGGCAGCTTGGTGCTCACGCCGGTCACCCCCGATCCCGCGGGACGGTTCACGCTGCAACCCCTCCAGAGCCAGGGCATCTACACGGTCCACGCCCAGCGAAAGGACGGAGGAGCGGCCGTCGTCGAGAACGTCCGCGTGGGTCAGACGCTCTCGCTGACGATCCGCAAGCGGGCCACGCTGTCGGGCACCGTCTCCTTGCCCGAGGGACCACCACCCCAGTTCGTGCTCACCGCGCGCCGAGATGGCGTCCCCATCCAGCTCGAAACCTTCTTTCAAACAGGCGGAGCCTGGACGCTCGACGACTTGCAAGAGGGCTCGTACGAGATCCAGATCACGGCGCCCGAGGGAACCGGGACGAGCACGGTACGCCTGGCCGCCGGAGAAGAGAGAGGCCAGGTGCGCATCGCGCTGACCCGACGCGCGACGTTGAAGGGCAAGCTCGTCACGCTCGAAGACGGCGCACCGCTCTCGAGCATCCACGTCTCCATCCAGACGAAAAGCACGCAGCCCGTCATCTACGCCAGCGAGCACGTGGTCAGCGACGCCTCAGGGCAGTTCCAGCTCGACAAAGTCGAAGCCGGCCAGGCCACCCTGATGGCCACGCCCGCGACCGGCCCTGACAGCCTGCGCGAGATCCTCGTGATGCCCATCGAGGTGCCCCCTGGAGGCATCGTCGATCTGGGTGCACTCCCCCTGGCGAAGCGCCGGCTCGCCCCCTCGAAGCGCGCTGGAGATCTCGGCTTCACCGTGCGGAGCACGGTCTCCGCCGTGCGTCACGAGCCGAACGAACTCCAGGTCGAAACGGTCCGGGCAGGCAGCTCCGCGGCGAGAGCGGGCCTCGTCGCAGGTGACGTGATCACGTCGGTGGATGGCCACGATGTCACCTCCAGACGGGGCTACCTCTACCGCCAGTTGACCACCGTCCCAGCGGGCACCACCATCACGCTCGGCCTCGCTCGCGGGGCACGTGTGGCAATCGTCGCCGAATGA